A window of Microcystis aeruginosa FD4 contains these coding sequences:
- a CDS encoding NAD(P)/FAD-dependent oxidoreductase: MQTTQNKEYDVVIMGAGFAGLCQARHLMLKIPNIKVALVDPRPEQRTDKDLKIGESTIEIAALFLAKELGLHDYLIENHAPKQGLNFHWPKNPAKTETIDDYYHAGSNRQVPIPSFQINRSKFEQDLLKMDKAMGINFYNGQVVDVDLTPGDAIKTVKIKVGDERMELQAKHVIDAAGRKFIIGRKTDNLLFGPENLMGLNTGAAWVRVKNVDRTIFHSGYDPLNASTSHYYSTNHYFGEGHWLWMIPIDTQTMELSIGVIHHHDVINSTQVNSREKFHDFLRNNHQILANIIDSGEAVDFHYWPRISHTSKTLFSPDNWYVLGDAAYIFDAFYSYGTTTIALAIEGITEIVRAKLAGEESAEQKRAAYNEFNLAYSRSVNCLYRGQAKQLGQASVMSWRIYFEYMWWFGVQVPMYVGKWHLDLTYIPIFLKTLNSNIDGLFADLNEQFTELADKDVNIGLMDCYRGDQLFKGYHTLKHFDDFLENTKFEPRRCNVFAGLKATCFYAALWYAIFQWKGFGIQGCLHPHHIYHFLRLLGLSGQATIGELIYKFKTKGLPANSEIEAMRQEFKTYQYQPKLQPWLAEATNS; this comes from the coding sequence ATGCAAACAACTCAAAACAAAGAGTATGATGTAGTCATTATGGGTGCTGGTTTTGCTGGCCTATGTCAAGCGCGACACCTGATGCTCAAGATTCCCAATATCAAAGTTGCTCTAGTGGATCCTCGTCCCGAACAACGCACAGATAAGGACTTAAAAATTGGCGAGTCCACCATTGAAATTGCCGCTCTTTTTCTTGCCAAAGAATTGGGACTACATGATTACCTAATTGAAAATCATGCTCCCAAACAAGGGCTTAACTTTCACTGGCCCAAAAATCCAGCAAAAACTGAAACAATCGACGACTACTATCATGCTGGCTCGAACCGACAAGTTCCCATTCCCTCTTTTCAAATCAACCGCTCCAAGTTTGAACAAGACTTGCTAAAAATGGATAAAGCCATGGGAATCAACTTCTATAATGGGCAAGTTGTTGATGTTGATTTAACTCCTGGCGATGCCATTAAAACAGTTAAAATCAAGGTAGGCGATGAAAGAATGGAACTGCAAGCCAAACACGTTATCGATGCAGCAGGACGGAAATTCATCATCGGGCGCAAGACTGACAACCTCCTATTTGGTCCAGAAAACTTAATGGGATTAAACACGGGAGCTGCCTGGGTGCGAGTCAAAAATGTAGATCGTACCATCTTCCACAGTGGCTACGATCCTCTTAATGCCTCAACCAGCCATTATTACTCGACTAATCACTATTTTGGCGAAGGACATTGGCTGTGGATGATTCCGATTGACACCCAAACAATGGAATTATCTATTGGCGTGATTCATCACCATGATGTGATTAATTCTACTCAGGTAAACAGCCGGGAAAAATTCCATGATTTCCTGCGAAATAACCACCAAATTCTTGCCAATATTATTGACAGTGGAGAAGCAGTAGATTTCCACTATTGGCCGAGGATTTCTCACACAAGCAAAACCCTATTTTCTCCCGACAATTGGTATGTCCTTGGCGACGCTGCTTACATCTTCGATGCTTTCTATTCCTACGGAACCACCACGATTGCTTTAGCCATTGAAGGGATAACGGAGATTGTGCGGGCCAAACTGGCAGGGGAAGAATCGGCGGAACAAAAACGGGCTGCTTACAATGAGTTTAACTTAGCCTACTCCCGTAGTGTCAACTGTCTCTATCGGGGACAGGCCAAACAGTTAGGACAAGCCAGTGTGATGAGTTGGCGCATTTACTTTGAGTATATGTGGTGGTTTGGGGTACAAGTTCCCATGTATGTAGGTAAATGGCATTTGGACCTCACCTATATTCCGATCTTTCTCAAAACCCTTAACAGCAATATTGATGGACTGTTTGCTGATTTAAATGAACAATTTACCGAACTAGCAGACAAGGATGTCAATATTGGCTTGATGGATTGTTACCGGGGCGATCAACTTTTCAAGGGTTATCACACTCTCAAACACTTTGATGACTTCCTGGAAAATACCAAGTTTGAACCGCGGCGGTGTAATGTCTTTGCTGGCTTAAAAGCTACCTGTTTTTATGCCGCCCTCTGGTATGCAATCTTTCAATGGAAAGGATTTGGTATCCAAGGTTGTCTCCATCCCCACCATATTTACCATTTCTTGCGCCTGTTAGGGTTGTCAGGACAAGCAACTATCGGCGAGTTAATTTATAAGTTCAAAACCAAAGGACTGCCCGCCAACAGCGAAATTGAAGCGATGCGTCAAGAGTTTAAAACTTATCAATATCAACCAAAACTCCAGCCTTGGCTGGCAGAAGCCACCAATTCTTAA
- a CDS encoding NAD(P)/FAD-dependent oxidoreductase, which yields MNTTQALHYDVVIMGAGFAGLCQARHLMLNIPNIRVALIDPRPENRPDTDLKIGESTVEIAALLICKELGLHDYMIENHPPKAGLNFHWPKNPAETDSIDDYYHVWINRQPPIPTFQINRAKFERDLLKMNKEMGAIFYNGRVVDVDLTEGDQLKTVTVKLEDTTIEITAKHIVDAAGRRFIIGKKTDNLIFGSDQLLGVNNGSAWVRIKDVDRTIFHSGYHPAGTTVSHYYATNHYFGPGHWLWMIPIDRDSKELSLGVIHHHDVIPSATINTQEKFTAFLKANHTVLYKLLQSSELVDFHYLPRVAHKSKVMFSPDNWYVVGDAACIFDAFYSLGTTMIAIAVESITEIVRAKLANEANAEEKRAVYNDFNLAFTDSVNTFMQEHQKQLGHASIMSWRIYFEYMWWFGVLVPMYIGKWHLDPAFLKQFTGPFRTFLNGLFVDVYQDSNQLVERGVNMGLMDAIRADQLIGSYYTFKHFEDFLENSKLEPQRCNIFTSMKNTFFYVAIWYAMFQWKGFGWRGLLKPRNLANFSYLLAQSGLSALGEMRHNFLTRSLPDNSEIEEMRQEFKEYRYQGKLQPWIAELS from the coding sequence ATGAACACGACTCAAGCTTTGCACTACGATGTGGTCATTATGGGGGCTGGCTTTGCTGGCTTATGTCAAGCGCGACACCTGATGCTCAACATCCCTAATATTCGGGTGGCGCTGATCGATCCTCGTCCCGAAAATCGACCCGATACAGACCTCAAAATTGGCGAATCTACAGTTGAAATAGCCGCCCTACTCATCTGTAAAGAGTTGGGACTGCATGATTACATGATTGAAAATCATCCTCCCAAAGCGGGACTGAACTTCCACTGGCCGAAAAATCCGGCTGAAACTGATTCAATTGACGATTATTATCACGTCTGGATCAATCGTCAACCCCCGATTCCGACTTTTCAGATCAACCGAGCAAAGTTTGAACGGGACTTGCTCAAAATGAATAAGGAAATGGGAGCAATCTTCTACAACGGAAGAGTTGTCGATGTAGATTTAACCGAAGGCGATCAACTCAAAACCGTCACAGTCAAATTAGAGGATACAACCATAGAAATAACAGCCAAGCACATTGTTGATGCGGCTGGTCGCCGATTTATTATCGGCAAAAAAACCGACAATCTCATTTTTGGTTCAGACCAACTTTTAGGAGTTAATAATGGCTCCGCTTGGGTAAGGATTAAAGATGTAGATCGGACCATTTTCCATAGTGGTTATCATCCAGCAGGAACCACTGTCAGTCATTACTACGCTACCAACCATTACTTTGGCCCTGGTCATTGGCTGTGGATGATTCCCATTGATCGAGATAGTAAAGAACTTTCTCTGGGAGTCATTCACCACCATGATGTCATTCCCTCAGCCACCATAAACACCCAAGAAAAGTTTACTGCTTTCTTGAAAGCCAACCATACAGTTCTCTATAAATTATTGCAAAGTAGTGAATTGGTTGACTTCCATTATTTGCCGCGAGTTGCCCACAAAAGTAAAGTGATGTTTTCACCTGATAACTGGTATGTTGTCGGAGATGCAGCCTGTATTTTTGATGCTTTTTATTCCCTGGGAACAACGATGATTGCCATCGCCGTTGAAAGCATTACCGAAATTGTCCGCGCCAAATTGGCAAACGAGGCCAATGCTGAAGAAAAACGGGCTGTTTACAATGACTTCAATTTGGCTTTTACTGATAGCGTCAACACTTTCATGCAGGAACATCAAAAACAATTAGGTCATGCCAGTATCATGAGTTGGCGGATTTACTTTGAGTATATGTGGTGGTTTGGTGTCTTAGTCCCCATGTACATAGGTAAATGGCATTTAGATCCAGCTTTCCTGAAACAGTTTACTGGACCTTTCCGCACTTTTCTCAATGGCTTATTCGTGGATGTCTATCAAGACTCTAACCAATTAGTAGAGCGCGGAGTTAATATGGGTTTGATGGATGCGATTCGAGCCGATCAACTAATCGGCAGTTACTATACCTTTAAACACTTTGAAGACTTCCTAGAAAATAGCAAGCTTGAACCCCAACGCTGCAACATTTTCACCAGCATGAAAAATACCTTTTTCTATGTGGCAATTTGGTATGCAATGTTCCAGTGGAAAGGTTTTGGCTGGCGCGGCCTGTTGAAACCACGCAATTTAGCTAATTTTAGCTATTTGTTAGCCCAAAGTGGATTATCAGCCCTGGGAGAAATGCGGCATAACTTCTTGACTCGCAGTCTGCCAGATAATAGTGAAATCGAGGAAATGCGCCAAGAATTCAAAGAATATCGCTATCAAGGCAAATTACAGCCCTGGATTGCTGAACTTTCTTAA
- a CDS encoding SDR family NAD(P)-dependent oxidoreductase gives MTYSSDSKQAVGNQEIVKILSHYFSNRSQFLSQVIKADLQSYILLKSPATNLIPFQNSDQVNRPVNSNSHSTANSNGHSNGNGKRIPETTVIQTNLTVEKRLIELVAEKTGYPVASINLDAKLLDDLNLDSIKAGELVATAAKTFGVSGKIDPSALANATLQEVKQAIDAIVAVGMPTGIPQHIEVAPLASPPSTSPDITQKLLELVEEMTGFPKDTLSLDLRLLDDLNLDSIKAAELVATAVKQVGATGKLDPSALANGTLADVITALEKVSNQLSVKTAASEKTPVLPASQNNSPPFVNWVRNYAIEYVPQPLTPPTIATDWSQAQVLIVSDVLDLGNLSNAGTSIAQTLTKQLEQLGAQVQQKTYAEIAAAEPASIGLFSHYLGILPDISPLPSELPLAAMVTRLSSVATISHTNPSATLAYIQFGGGRFGTGEGEYHPEVASAAAFARSVHLERQEARVRVIDLAAEIEPTQASKLVIQELAGSEAITTVGYDATQVRLIPQAQLQQPIDYTPRSLTWSASDVILVTGGAKGITAECALALGKETGVKMALVGRAPAPDAEDSNSEIAQTLKRLAAQGLTGAYYRCNIANPTEVQQLVDQVTQELGPITGVVHGAGLNQPRRVEQVRPQDAQTEVSPKLLGAYNLLQTLASNPPKLFIAFSSIIGVTGMPGNAWYAFANESLSLLLQQYQRQHPQTQVLALAYSVWDEIGMGARLGSVKHLERMGIKAIAPSEGVSRFLKLFQNAPSTSQVVITARLGGLDTWLPTPLPSPAGLRFIENVQYVEPQVALTVRTHLSLGKDLYVKDHLWRGSYLFPTVFGLCAMAQAVAYLTGTSTPPIVRLEDISLRRPIVVNPETGVEIQIEAEIAEATSNGERRVKVGIYTEQTGFSLAHFSANLILGELTSASQEKPELGEPLPIAPKTDLYGDLLFQGERFQRLGEIYTLSEKQSVFRSHAQLSGEDLSNQSFSKGLNHSLILGDPYFRDVLLQSVQLTIPQDICLPVEIAKIERFKPASSDQGRRLVTVNLLAREDREYISEVIATDEQGNLIERLSGYRLRILEEHQENPTAAELGNPETRDRQHLRQVLQTTCQGFEIPPPTVALGYAPNLQGKSLEQRRQQEKPIVERALKTKLGLKPDQKLVFELESLPSGKPQLSGTQVSGLNVSLSHCDRYCLCTVAETPQGCDIEAITPRSTEDWVALLSDRRSQLMEQLVRQGDTQERAGMRIWSATEAVRKAFNGSDPQFSLVAKQGDGVLLSTSTPEGESQVLTVPVKLTRPPERMVAIVVSHTPVSVPTEANFQSPQATEAAIIPATPGKIDSHSSRYTHDGPQGQLVYEQRYQVSFKDSGSISRHVYFAQYFRWIGKIRELPMESIAQQMLADFLTGDWGMVTNSVSLRVVGEATSYDVIQARAWVGNIVGSSFETYIEFCKVLPDNSLERLAIAEVKATWVRLVSYGVPAPMPFPPYLQDYLARFAADKPASLDLKHPETLPLAPLPASLASLKPGAVIDDIPQQESRYGRLLRSEVFQTTLEESNLVGNVYYGNYFIWQGRILDLFLYSVAPEYLRISNPCGEMVCLYTRMDYLREAMPFDRIRTLLYVRSVSEYGASFNFEFFREQPDGTLEKLHVGQQDVAWVERQEDGTAVAAPWPEAVKQSLVARATTREAALLMV, from the coding sequence ATGACTTATTCTTCTGACTCCAAACAAGCCGTTGGCAATCAAGAGATTGTCAAAATTCTCTCCCATTACTTCTCTAACCGAAGCCAGTTTTTGTCCCAAGTTATCAAAGCAGATCTTCAGTCTTATATTTTGCTTAAAAGTCCAGCAACTAATCTGATTCCCTTTCAGAACAGTGATCAGGTAAATAGACCTGTTAATAGCAATAGTCATAGCACTGCTAATAGCAATGGTCATAGCAATGGCAATGGCAAGCGAATCCCAGAAACAACAGTAATCCAAACCAATTTAACTGTTGAGAAACGTTTAATTGAGTTAGTTGCAGAAAAAACTGGCTATCCAGTAGCCAGCATCAATCTTGATGCCAAACTACTAGATGATTTGAATTTAGATTCCATCAAAGCTGGCGAGTTAGTAGCGACAGCCGCCAAAACCTTTGGTGTGAGCGGAAAAATTGATCCTTCTGCTTTAGCTAATGCTACTTTGCAAGAAGTAAAACAGGCTATTGATGCCATTGTTGCGGTGGGAATGCCGACTGGGATTCCTCAGCACATAGAAGTTGCGCCTCTGGCTTCCCCGCCTTCAACTTCCCCCGATATTACCCAAAAACTACTGGAATTAGTCGAAGAAATGACTGGGTTTCCTAAAGATACTCTCAGCCTCGATCTTCGTCTTCTTGATGATTTAAACCTCGATTCTATTAAAGCAGCCGAGCTAGTTGCTACAGCAGTCAAACAAGTGGGAGCAACTGGAAAACTAGATCCCTCAGCTTTAGCGAATGGAACTTTGGCGGATGTCATTACGGCGCTGGAGAAGGTATCAAACCAACTCTCTGTCAAAACTGCTGCTTCAGAGAAAACACCAGTGCTGCCAGCAAGCCAAAACAATTCTCCCCCATTTGTCAACTGGGTTCGTAACTACGCCATTGAATATGTCCCTCAACCTCTGACTCCACCAACAATTGCGACTGATTGGTCACAAGCTCAAGTCTTAATTGTCTCTGATGTTTTAGACCTGGGGAATCTATCTAATGCTGGCACATCGATTGCTCAAACTCTTACCAAGCAATTAGAGCAATTGGGCGCTCAAGTCCAACAAAAGACCTACGCCGAAATCGCAGCGGCAGAACCCGCCAGTATCGGTTTATTCTCCCACTATCTAGGGATTTTACCCGATATTTCCCCCTTGCCATCGGAATTACCCCTCGCCGCCATGGTAACTCGCCTCAGCAGTGTTGCTACCATTAGCCACACCAATCCCTCGGCAACTTTAGCTTATATTCAATTTGGTGGGGGGCGTTTTGGCACTGGTGAGGGGGAATACCATCCCGAAGTCGCTTCAGCCGCGGCCTTTGCCCGCAGTGTTCATCTAGAACGCCAAGAAGCACGAGTCCGGGTAATAGATTTGGCGGCAGAAATTGAACCAACTCAGGCCAGTAAATTAGTAATTCAGGAACTAGCCGGATCTGAGGCGATTACAACCGTTGGCTATGATGCGACGCAAGTAAGACTAATCCCCCAAGCCCAGTTACAGCAGCCGATTGATTATACGCCCCGTTCCCTCACCTGGTCAGCTTCAGACGTAATTCTGGTGACAGGTGGAGCCAAGGGAATTACCGCCGAATGCGCTCTCGCTTTAGGAAAAGAAACGGGAGTGAAAATGGCTTTGGTGGGGCGAGCACCAGCGCCAGACGCCGAAGATAGCAACAGCGAAATTGCCCAAACTCTCAAGCGCTTAGCGGCTCAAGGACTCACCGGTGCTTACTATCGCTGCAATATTGCCAATCCGACCGAAGTCCAACAGTTAGTTGACCAAGTGACCCAGGAATTAGGACCCATCACGGGAGTAGTTCACGGAGCCGGACTCAATCAACCCCGTCGCGTCGAACAAGTTAGACCCCAAGATGCTCAAACAGAAGTCTCACCCAAACTTTTGGGAGCTTACAACTTATTGCAGACATTAGCCTCTAACCCACCCAAGCTCTTTATCGCTTTTAGTTCGATTATCGGCGTTACTGGAATGCCTGGTAATGCTTGGTATGCCTTTGCCAATGAATCCCTGTCCTTGCTGTTACAACAGTACCAACGCCAACACCCCCAAACCCAGGTACTTGCGCTTGCTTATAGCGTTTGGGATGAAATCGGCATGGGAGCGCGTCTTGGCAGTGTCAAGCATCTGGAGCGCATGGGGATCAAGGCGATTGCTCCGAGTGAAGGAGTCAGCCGCTTTCTCAAGCTTTTCCAAAACGCACCAAGCACCTCACAGGTAGTAATCACTGCTCGCTTGGGTGGCTTAGATACCTGGTTACCAACCCCTTTACCCTCTCCCGCCGGACTGCGCTTTATCGAAAATGTCCAATATGTGGAACCACAGGTAGCCTTGACCGTGCGGACTCATCTGAGTTTAGGGAAGGATCTCTATGTCAAAGACCACCTTTGGCGCGGTTCCTATTTGTTCCCCACCGTGTTTGGGTTATGTGCCATGGCCCAAGCTGTAGCTTACCTGACAGGAACCTCAACCCCCCCAATTGTTCGCCTAGAAGATATTTCTCTACGACGACCAATAGTCGTTAATCCAGAGACTGGAGTTGAGATTCAAATTGAAGCAGAAATTGCCGAAGCTACCAGCAATGGGGAACGTCGAGTTAAAGTCGGCATTTATACCGAGCAAACGGGCTTTTCTCTCGCTCATTTTTCTGCCAATCTCATTCTCGGAGAGTTGACTTCCGCTTCTCAGGAAAAACCCGAATTAGGCGAACCTCTTCCAATCGCTCCCAAAACCGATCTCTACGGGGATTTACTCTTCCAGGGAGAACGTTTTCAACGCCTGGGTGAAATTTACACCCTTAGTGAAAAACAGAGTGTCTTCCGTTCCCACGCGCAACTTTCTGGAGAAGATTTATCCAATCAAAGCTTTAGCAAAGGATTGAATCACTCCTTAATCCTCGGCGATCCCTATTTTCGCGATGTCTTGCTCCAATCGGTACAGTTGACCATTCCCCAAGATATCTGCTTGCCTGTGGAAATTGCCAAGATTGAGCGATTTAAACCGGCCAGCAGCGATCAAGGTCGCCGCCTTGTCACCGTTAACCTATTGGCCCGGGAAGATCGGGAGTATATTAGTGAAGTGATTGCTACCGATGAGCAGGGGAACTTAATTGAACGCTTGAGCGGTTATCGCCTACGGATTCTCGAAGAACACCAGGAAAATCCTACTGCTGCTGAGTTAGGTAATCCCGAAACCCGTGATCGCCAACACTTGCGACAAGTGTTACAGACAACTTGTCAGGGATTCGAGATTCCACCGCCTACCGTTGCGCTTGGTTATGCGCCTAACCTGCAAGGGAAATCCTTAGAACAGCGCCGCCAACAGGAAAAACCCATTGTAGAACGCGCGCTGAAAACTAAGCTAGGACTCAAACCCGATCAAAAACTTGTTTTCGAGCTTGAGTCTCTCCCCTCTGGTAAGCCTCAACTGAGCGGGACACAAGTTTCTGGGTTAAATGTTTCTTTATCTCACTGCGATCGCTATTGTCTCTGCACTGTCGCTGAAACCCCCCAAGGTTGTGATATCGAAGCAATTACCCCTCGCAGCACCGAGGACTGGGTCGCCCTCTTAAGCGATCGCCGCAGTCAACTGATGGAGCAATTAGTGCGCCAAGGAGACACCCAAGAGCGTGCCGGTATGAGGATTTGGTCAGCCACAGAAGCAGTTCGCAAAGCTTTTAATGGTAGTGATCCGCAGTTTTCTCTAGTGGCGAAACAAGGGGATGGGGTCTTGTTATCCACCTCAACCCCGGAGGGTGAGTCTCAAGTGCTGACTGTCCCTGTCAAATTAACCCGTCCACCAGAACGGATGGTGGCGATTGTGGTTTCCCACACCCCAGTGTCTGTTCCCACAGAAGCTAATTTCCAGTCTCCTCAAGCAACGGAAGCGGCGATTATCCCAGCGACACCTGGGAAAATTGACAGCCATAGCTCTCGCTACACTCATGACGGGCCGCAAGGACAATTAGTCTATGAGCAACGCTATCAAGTCAGTTTCAAAGATAGTGGTAGCATTAGCCGTCACGTTTACTTTGCCCAATATTTTCGCTGGATTGGCAAAATTCGGGAATTGCCGATGGAAAGTATTGCCCAGCAAATGTTAGCCGACTTCCTAACTGGAGATTGGGGCATGGTTACCAATTCCGTTAGCCTGCGAGTTGTGGGAGAAGCCACTTCCTATGATGTGATTCAAGCGCGAGCTTGGGTAGGCAATATTGTCGGCTCCTCCTTTGAGACTTACATCGAGTTTTGTAAGGTATTGCCCGATAATTCCCTAGAGCGTCTGGCGATTGCCGAAGTTAAAGCCACTTGGGTGCGGTTAGTCAGCTATGGGGTTCCTGCTCCCATGCCTTTCCCGCCCTATCTCCAAGACTATTTGGCTCGCTTTGCCGCTGACAAACCCGCCAGCCTTGATTTAAAACACCCGGAAACCCTGCCTCTGGCTCCCCTACCTGCGAGCCTTGCTTCCCTCAAGCCTGGCGCAGTCATTGATGACATTCCACAACAAGAAAGCCGCTATGGACGGTTATTGCGGTCTGAGGTCTTCCAAACCACTCTGGAAGAATCGAATTTGGTCGGTAATGTTTACTACGGCAATTATTTCATCTGGCAAGGACGCATTCTCGACCTGTTCCTTTACTCGGTTGCTCCTGAATATTTGCGGATTTCTAATCCTTGCGGGGAAATGGTCTGTCTCTATACCCGCATGGACTATCTACGGGAAGCGATGCCTTTTGATCGCATTCGCACCCTTCTCTATGTGCGTTCAGTATCCGAGTATGGCGCATCCTTCAACTTTGAGTTCTTCCGGGAACAGCCTGATGGCACTTTGGAAAAACTCCATGTCGGTCAACAAGATGTGGCTTGGGTGGAGCGTCAAGAAGATGGAACGGCTGTGGCCGCACCTTGGCCCGAGGCGGTGAAGCAGTCTTTAGTCGCAAGGGCGACCACCAGGGAAGCGGCTCTGTTAATGGTCTAG